In one Cloacibacillus porcorum genomic region, the following are encoded:
- a CDS encoding TRAP transporter small permease yields MRLLEKIAGAISIFFLGVAILLVTFNVTARYVFNYGEPWCEEAIRYSVVFATFFGLSLAVAKNESMKIDVLVQLTKGRLQRLIHLIGTLAEVTVLWLLLYFSYLLVAETIESGQITPSADYPMYIPYLFVTAGVFVCALSSLYALYNAIKGEK; encoded by the coding sequence GAAAAAATAGCGGGAGCTATAAGCATTTTTTTCCTGGGTGTTGCTATTCTTTTAGTAACTTTCAATGTTACCGCGAGATATGTTTTCAATTACGGAGAACCATGGTGTGAAGAAGCGATACGCTATTCTGTCGTCTTTGCCACATTTTTTGGACTAAGCCTCGCAGTTGCTAAAAATGAAAGCATGAAGATAGATGTATTGGTACAACTTACAAAGGGCAGGCTGCAGCGGTTGATTCATCTGATAGGCACGTTGGCGGAAGTTACGGTGCTGTGGCTGCTTCTATACTTCTCATATCTTCTGGTGGCAGAAACGATAGAAAGCGGTCAGATAACGCCCTCGGCGGATTACCCGATGTACATTCCGTATCTGTTTGTGACAGCGGGAGTCTTTGTATGTGCCTTGAGCTCGCTTTACGCCCTTTACAATGCAATAAAGGGGGAAAAATAA
- a CDS encoding TRAP transporter large permease has protein sequence MEMAMVLFATLFIFLFLSAPIYVALTASSLITMFIFGDYSLSAVMQRIFGGMDKFALMSLPFYVLAADIMTVGGMSKKIVDFVNVAMGSFRGSLAIVTQGASMFFGALSGSSPATVVAIGSMMYPRLTNEAEGGYSKRFAAGLITSSGAVAILIPPSITFIIYGATTGVSIAALFAGGLGAGLVFGGLIMLYSYYYALNHHVVVGQKVTSAELIKVTKDASWSLGVPVIIVGGISAGIFTPTEAAGFSVVYALFVCVFIYKELPLSKLLMAMKTSAVTIGQLMMLLGTAGLFGWVLTVSFFPQILAELLTTTITSKYTMLFIVNIMFLIAGMFVDGGAAIMILAPLIFLPMVKLGVDPVHLGVVLVTNLSIGMFTPPFGLNLFVARSVTGLSLGEIYRSVLPFIVISIIALIIITYIPAVSMIFVSLLS, from the coding sequence ATGGAAATGGCGATGGTACTTTTCGCTACGCTGTTTATTTTCCTTTTCCTCAGTGCCCCTATCTACGTGGCGTTGACAGCCTCTTCGCTTATAACAATGTTTATTTTTGGCGATTACAGTTTGTCAGCGGTCATGCAGAGGATATTTGGCGGCATGGACAAATTTGCCCTGATGTCTCTGCCATTTTATGTTCTTGCCGCGGATATTATGACTGTTGGGGGAATGTCCAAAAAAATCGTTGATTTTGTTAATGTGGCAATGGGCAGCTTCCGTGGCAGTCTTGCCATCGTGACACAGGGGGCCAGTATGTTTTTTGGAGCATTATCTGGCTCAAGTCCAGCGACGGTAGTTGCGATAGGCTCGATGATGTACCCCAGGCTCACAAATGAGGCTGAGGGAGGTTATTCCAAGAGGTTTGCCGCTGGCCTTATTACGTCGTCGGGAGCTGTAGCAATTTTGATACCTCCGAGTATAACGTTCATTATTTACGGAGCCACGACAGGTGTTTCGATTGCGGCGCTGTTTGCCGGCGGACTTGGCGCTGGGCTAGTATTCGGTGGCTTGATAATGCTCTACAGCTATTATTACGCCTTAAATCACCACGTGGTAGTTGGACAGAAAGTTACCAGCGCTGAACTTATAAAAGTTACCAAGGATGCTTCTTGGTCTCTTGGGGTTCCGGTAATTATTGTCGGTGGAATATCAGCCGGGATATTTACTCCCACGGAGGCTGCTGGATTTTCAGTTGTATATGCGCTTTTTGTATGTGTGTTCATATACAAGGAACTTCCACTTTCAAAGCTATTAATGGCAATGAAGACCTCTGCCGTTACGATAGGACAGCTGATGATGCTGCTTGGTACGGCAGGGTTGTTTGGCTGGGTGCTGACTGTCTCGTTCTTTCCGCAAATTCTTGCTGAGTTATTGACGACGACCATAACATCGAAATATACCATGCTGTTTATTGTCAATATAATGTTCCTTATTGCAGGGATGTTTGTTGATGGAGGTGCGGCCATAATGATTCTTGCGCCGCTGATCTTTCTTCCTATGGTCAAACTTGGCGTCGACCCCGTTCATCTTGGAGTAGTTTTAGTAACCAACCTCTCTATTGGTATGTTTACTCCACCCTTTGGATTGAACCTTTTTGTCGCGCGCTCTGTTACGGGACTGTCTCTTGGTGAAATATACCGTTCCGTGTTGCCGTTTATAGTAATCAGCATAATAGCTCTGATTATTATTACCTATATTCCGGCGGTGTCTATGATTTTTGTTTCGCTACTTTCTTAA